Proteins from one Ananas comosus cultivar F153 linkage group 5, ASM154086v1, whole genome shotgun sequence genomic window:
- the LOC109710226 gene encoding uncharacterized protein LOC109710226 — MDCEPEELQFLGVVGIYREAGKLLHAWRGLFSKIALYLVLPLSVLFLAHIHISHILFSSIDSDDAAVERAPPGSPSETRLLDRLASDWAALLLFKALYLVALLALSLLSTAAVVYSVASVYSAKELSLPRVLSVVPRVWRRLMVTYLSAFLLLVAYNALAFALFVLVLFFLAPPDGGVAAAAALVLALAYLAGLVYLSVVWHLASVVSVLEDAKGFDAMRKSRALIRGKLRTAAAIFVKLNLCFVGVEVAFRELVVKGRVGGLGARFALAALMLGLLCAVVLFALVVQTVVYFVCKSHHHESIDRGDLADHLEVYLGEYVPLKAKDVQMEQFDL; from the coding sequence ATGGATTGCGAGCCCGAGGAGCTGCAGTTCCTGGGGGTGGTGGGGATCTACAGGGAGGCTGGAAAGCTCCTCCACGCATGGCGGGGGCTCTTCTCCAAGATCGCGCTGTACCTGGTGCTCCCGCTCTCGGTGCTCTTCCTCGCGCACATCCACATCTCCCACATCCTCTTCTCCTCCATCGACTCCGACGACGCCGCCGTGGAGCGCGCGCCCCCCGGGTCCCCGTCGGAGACGCGCCTCCTCGATCGGCTCGCCTCGGACTGGGCCGCGCTCCTCCTCTTCAAGGCGCTCTACCTCGTCGCCCTCCTCGcgctctccctcctctccaccgccgcCGTGGTCTACTCCGTCGCCTCCGTGTACTCCGCCAAGGAGCTCTCCCTCCCCCGCGTCCTCTCCGTCGTCCCTAGGGTTTGGCGCCGCCTCATGGTCACCTACCTCTccgccttcctcctcctcgtcgcctaCAAcgccctcgccttcgccctcttCGTCCTCGTCCTCTTCTTCCTCGCGCCCCCCGACggcggcgtcgccgccgccgccgccctcgtcctcgccctcgcctACCTCGCCGGCCTCGTCTACCTCAGCGTCGTCTGGCACCTCGCCAGCGTCGTCTCCGTCCTCGAGGACGCCAAGGGCTTCGACGCCATGCGCAAGAGCCGCGCCCTCATCCGCGGCAAGCTCCGCACCGCCGCGGCCATCTTCGTCAAGCTCAACCTCTGCTTCGTCGGCGTCGAGGTCGCGTTCCGGGAGCTCGTGGTGAAGGGCCGCGTCGGCGGGTTGGGGGCGCGGTTCGCCTTGGCCGCGCTGATGCTCGGCCTCCTCTGCGCCGTCGTGCTCTTCGCCCTCGTCGTCCAAACCGTGGTCTACTTCGTGTGCAAATCCCACCACCACGAGAGCATCGACCGCGGCGACCTCGCCGACCACCTTGAGGTCTACCTCGGCGAGTACGTCCCCCTCAAGGCCAAGGACGTCCAAATGGAACAGTTCGACCTTTAA
- the LOC109710995 gene encoding ras-related protein RABC1-like, translated as MASSSSSQPEFDYLFKLLLIGDSGVGKSSLLLRFTSDSFDDLSPTIGVDFKVKMVNIGGKKLKLAIWDTAGQERFRTLTSSYYRGAQGIIMVYDVTRRDTFTNLSDVWAKEIDLYSTNQDCIKMLVGNKVDKESERVVTKKEGMDFAREYGCLFLECSAKTKVNVEQCFEELVLKILDTPSLVAEGSAGPKKNIFKQKPPEADASTSSCC; from the exons ATGGCTTCGTCGTCTTCGAGCCAACCGGAGTTCGACTACCTGTTCAAGCTGCTGCTGATCGGGGATTCCGGGGTGGGGAAGAGTAGTCTCCTTCTCCGCTTCACTTCCGATTCCTTCGACGATCTCTCCCCTACGATTG GTGTGGACTTCAAGGTAAAGATGGTTAATATTGGtggaaaaaaattgaagcttGCGATATGGGATACAG CTGGACAGGAGCGATTTAGAACTTTAACCAGTTCATATTACAGAGGAGCACAAGGGATTATCATGG TTTATGATGTGACACGAAGGGACACATTCACCAATCTTTCTGATGTCTGGGCCAAGGAAATTGACCTTTATTCAACAAATCAAGACTGCATAAAGATGCTGGTTGGTAACAAAGTAGACAAG GAAAGTGAGAGAGTTGTCACAAAGAAGGAAGGCATGGACTTTGCCAGGGAATACGGATGTTTGTTTCTAGAATGTAGTGCTAAGACGAAAGTCAACGTAGAGCAATGCTTTGAGGAACTCGTCTTGAAG ATTTTGGACACACCGAGTCTCGTAGCCGAGGGTTCAGCTGGGCCGAAGAAGAACATATTTAAGCAGAAGCCGCCAGAAGCTGATGCTTCGACAAGCAGCTGCTGCTGA